Proteins from one Streptomyces roseifaciens genomic window:
- a CDS encoding acyltransferase family protein, whose translation MFVAGRRESDRRPAGDQSAGSRLYVLDGLRIIAALMVVAFHLLAYDGTGWTTSVKGHFPSTYLLSYYGWLGVQLFFLISGFVICMSCWGKRVGDFAISRVTRLYPAYWFAVLVTALSLWLLPGVRDIPTLSNLAVNLTMLQDAMGVDRVDSVYWSLWVEVRFYLLFVLVAWKGITYRRLVIFCLGWTVAGLFAAKADIELITTIVMPEHCWYFIAGIALYLIYRFGPSALLWTIVAGCFLLGQHFLVAAHRSNQFYAGYKAPLWPALILLAVIFAVMAAVAVGLTNSISWRWLPTAGTLTYPLYLLHEDIGWIFIRHTERRLHPYVIVAVLVVGLLIVSWLVHRWVERPMGRWMRRKLKDSLEDIRLHSQLNTYNITGKLSELESLSQPYDPRASARTTAQREGRDASE comes from the coding sequence ATGTTTGTCGCCGGGCGACGCGAATCCGATCGCAGGCCGGCAGGGGACCAATCAGCGGGGTCCAGGCTCTACGTCCTGGACGGGCTGCGCATCATCGCGGCTCTGATGGTGGTCGCCTTCCATCTCCTTGCCTACGACGGAACCGGCTGGACCACCTCGGTGAAGGGCCACTTCCCGAGCACGTACCTCCTCAGCTACTACGGGTGGCTCGGGGTCCAGCTCTTCTTCCTCATCAGCGGCTTCGTCATATGCATGAGCTGCTGGGGCAAACGCGTGGGCGACTTCGCCATATCGCGCGTGACACGGCTCTACCCCGCCTACTGGTTCGCCGTCCTCGTCACCGCGCTCTCACTCTGGCTGCTCCCGGGCGTGCGGGACATTCCCACCCTCAGCAACCTCGCGGTCAATCTGACGATGCTCCAGGACGCGATGGGCGTCGACCGCGTGGACAGCGTGTACTGGTCCCTGTGGGTGGAGGTGCGCTTCTACCTGCTCTTCGTGCTCGTCGCCTGGAAGGGGATCACCTACCGGCGCCTGGTGATCTTCTGCCTCGGATGGACCGTGGCCGGGCTCTTCGCCGCCAAGGCCGACATCGAGCTCATCACCACCATCGTCATGCCCGAGCACTGCTGGTACTTCATCGCCGGCATCGCGCTCTATCTCATCTACCGGTTCGGGCCGAGCGCGCTGCTGTGGACCATCGTGGCCGGCTGTTTCCTGCTCGGCCAGCACTTCCTGGTCGCCGCCCACCGGTCGAACCAGTTCTACGCGGGATACAAGGCCCCGCTGTGGCCCGCCCTGATCCTCCTCGCCGTCATCTTCGCCGTCATGGCGGCGGTCGCGGTCGGGCTCACCAATTCGATCTCCTGGCGGTGGCTGCCCACCGCCGGAACCCTCACTTACCCCCTTTACCTCCTCCACGAGGACATCGGCTGGATCTTCATCCGCCACACGGAGCGCAGGCTCCACCCCTACGTCATCGTGGCGGTCCTGGTCGTGGGATTGCTGATCGTTTCGTGGCTCGTCCACCGCTGGGTCGAGCGTCCCATGGGCCGGTGGATGCGCCGCAAGCTCAAGGACAGCCTCGAAGACATACGCCTGCACAGCCAGCTGAACACCTACAACATCACGGGGAAGCTCTCGGAGCTCGAGTCCCTCTCCCAGCCGTACGACCCGCGAGCCTCCGCACGGACGACGGCTCAGCGCGAGGGGCGGGACGCGTCGGAGTGA
- a CDS encoding FG-GAP-like repeat-containing protein: MLTRTQRALTALLTAGVLTAGTHLAFAAPSTPPPAPVTATPPAPSSSPGPQAPDRPSVAAPAVTAVTRNWKVPRLAVMPLGDSITHGARSSNGSGYRADLWNQLAPHANKLDFVGSEHHGTAPDTDHEGHWGWRISGLVANVDQWLPTAAPNVVLLHIGTNDLHDDYRPDTAPRRLGNLIDKITSQAPDMTVLVSSLVPSTDGPTQKRIEQFNAAVPQLVAERRGKGRHVGYVDMSAVTTNDLADELHPKDNGYVKMADAFSQGIARAAEDGWIQQRVDVKPAPVRPAPPPGDYRVDIDGDGKADYLAVQDNGSVKAWINNGGTGHGSWIERGTFASGAGEPGRKIRFADINADGKADYLILQDDGSVKAWINNGGNGNGGWTDRGVFATGVGAPGSRVRFADINGDGRADYLVVGKYGVVEAWLNNGGTGQGSWIERGTFAGGTGEPEDRIRFADINGDGKADYLAVQDDSSVRAWINTGTDGHVGWSEFDGFASGVGETGSKVRFADINADGRADYLILQDDGVVQAWLNDIVDGRGSWTDRGVFATGVGEPGHKIRI; this comes from the coding sequence TTGCTCACGAGAACCCAGCGCGCGCTGACTGCGCTACTGACCGCAGGCGTGCTCACGGCAGGCACACACCTCGCCTTCGCCGCGCCCTCCACGCCGCCGCCGGCCCCGGTGACGGCGACGCCGCCGGCGCCGTCATCGTCACCTGGCCCGCAGGCCCCCGACCGGCCGTCGGTCGCCGCCCCCGCGGTCACCGCCGTCACCAGGAACTGGAAGGTCCCGCGCCTCGCCGTGATGCCCCTGGGTGACTCGATCACCCACGGTGCCCGTAGCTCCAACGGCTCGGGCTACCGCGCCGACCTGTGGAACCAGCTGGCCCCGCACGCGAACAAGCTGGACTTCGTGGGGTCCGAGCACCATGGCACGGCGCCCGATACGGACCACGAGGGCCACTGGGGCTGGAGGATCAGCGGTCTCGTCGCCAACGTCGACCAGTGGTTGCCGACAGCGGCGCCGAACGTCGTGCTCCTGCACATCGGCACGAACGATCTGCACGACGACTACCGCCCCGACACGGCTCCCCGTCGTCTTGGCAATCTCATAGACAAGATCACCTCGCAGGCCCCCGACATGACCGTGCTGGTCTCCTCTCTGGTCCCGTCCACGGACGGCCCGACCCAGAAGCGGATCGAGCAGTTCAATGCCGCGGTTCCGCAGCTGGTCGCCGAGCGCCGGGGCAAGGGCCGGCACGTCGGCTACGTCGACATGAGCGCGGTGACCACGAACGACCTCGCCGACGAGCTCCACCCCAAGGACAACGGCTACGTCAAGATGGCCGACGCGTTCTCCCAGGGCATCGCCCGCGCCGCGGAGGACGGCTGGATCCAGCAGCGCGTGGACGTCAAGCCGGCTCCGGTACGCCCGGCGCCCCCGCCCGGCGACTACCGGGTCGACATCGACGGCGACGGCAAGGCCGACTACCTCGCCGTCCAGGACAACGGCTCCGTCAAGGCCTGGATCAACAACGGCGGGACGGGCCACGGCAGCTGGATCGAACGCGGCACCTTCGCCAGCGGCGCCGGTGAACCGGGCCGCAAGATCCGCTTCGCCGACATCAACGCCGACGGCAAGGCCGACTACCTCATCCTCCAGGACGACGGGTCCGTCAAGGCCTGGATCAACAACGGCGGGAACGGCAACGGCGGCTGGACCGACCGCGGTGTCTTCGCCACCGGCGTCGGCGCACCGGGCAGCAGGGTCCGCTTCGCCGACATCAACGGAGACGGCCGGGCCGACTACCTCGTGGTCGGGAAGTACGGGGTGGTGGAGGCCTGGCTCAACAACGGCGGTACGGGCCAGGGCAGCTGGATCGAACGCGGCACCTTCGCCGGCGGGACCGGCGAACCCGAGGACAGGATCCGCTTCGCCGACATCAACGGAGACGGGAAGGCCGACTACCTCGCCGTCCAGGACGACAGCTCCGTCAGGGCATGGATCAACACGGGCACCGACGGACACGTCGGCTGGAGCGAGTTCGACGGGTTCGCCAGCGGTGTCGGTGAGACCGGAAGCAAGGTCCGCTTCGCCGACATCAACGCCGACGGCAGAGCCGACTACCTCATCCTCCAGGACGACGGGGTGGTTCAAGCCTGGCTCAACGACATCGTCGACGGCCGGGGCAGCTGGACCGACCGCGGCGTCTTCGCCACCGGCGTCGGCGAGCCCGGGCACAAGATCCGAATCTGA
- a CDS encoding S1 family peptidase translates to MNDSFAFTAKLDIAGERSCSAALVAPQWLATAASCFSDSPGQSSPKLPDGKAVTAVIGRPDLTRDVGTTATVTELVPRTDRDLVLAKLDKTVTGIAPVGLAANTTIEGQDVWVTGYGRTKDEWVPDRLHYAKFTTGAVKPTTVGLTAKSDGAAICQGDTGGPAFRDVGGRFELIGVNSRSWQGGCQGTDAKETRTNAVDARTDDLTGWIQGITSPPAPLRGKDWKKATNLVSGYFTGGSPGGNRRMDLFVTWEDGTASLFQGADGKDPEHLFTAEHKMPGKSWFYAKSIAAGNFTGSGTDGLVVRWKTGQVTSFAHVDQNGFSKEEELKPASASWADNVMEMTVGRYTANAQRDDLLIRWKDGSFALHTDIGANGLKREVQLLKATPAATKIVQMTAGEFTGKQTADLLVRWENGSASIYRGVSTTKPFDDEIKIRPENSGWRFTKALAGGAFVDNARPNDVLVRWEDGNLSLYPAVDASGTHGEAELLK, encoded by the coding sequence GTGAACGACTCGTTCGCGTTCACGGCCAAGCTCGACATCGCCGGGGAGCGCAGCTGTTCCGCCGCGCTCGTCGCACCCCAGTGGCTCGCCACCGCAGCCAGCTGCTTCAGCGACAGCCCTGGTCAGAGCAGCCCGAAACTCCCTGACGGCAAGGCCGTCACCGCGGTCATCGGCCGCCCCGACCTCACCCGCGACGTCGGCACCACCGCCACCGTCACCGAACTCGTCCCGCGCACGGACCGCGACCTCGTCCTCGCCAAGCTGGACAAGACGGTCACCGGCATCGCCCCGGTCGGCCTCGCCGCGAACACCACCATCGAGGGCCAGGACGTCTGGGTCACCGGCTACGGCCGCACCAAGGACGAATGGGTGCCCGACCGGCTCCACTACGCCAAGTTCACCACCGGCGCGGTCAAACCCACGACGGTCGGCCTCACCGCCAAGTCCGACGGCGCAGCGATATGCCAGGGCGACACCGGCGGACCCGCCTTCCGCGACGTCGGCGGCCGTTTCGAGCTCATCGGCGTCAACAGCCGCTCCTGGCAGGGGGGATGCCAGGGGACCGACGCCAAGGAGACCCGGACCAACGCCGTCGACGCCCGCACCGACGACCTCACCGGGTGGATCCAGGGCATCACGTCCCCTCCCGCGCCCCTGCGCGGGAAGGACTGGAAGAAGGCCACGAACCTGGTCTCCGGTTACTTCACCGGTGGCTCGCCCGGTGGCAACCGGCGCATGGACCTCTTCGTGACCTGGGAGGACGGCACGGCCAGCCTCTTCCAGGGCGCCGACGGCAAGGACCCCGAGCACCTGTTCACCGCCGAGCACAAGATGCCGGGGAAGAGCTGGTTCTACGCCAAGTCCATCGCAGCGGGTAACTTCACCGGCAGCGGTACGGACGGCCTGGTGGTGCGCTGGAAGACCGGACAGGTGACGTCGTTCGCTCACGTCGACCAGAACGGCTTCAGCAAGGAAGAGGAACTCAAGCCTGCCAGCGCCTCATGGGCCGACAACGTCATGGAGATGACGGTCGGCAGGTACACCGCCAACGCCCAGCGGGATGACCTGCTCATCCGTTGGAAGGACGGCTCCTTCGCGCTCCACACCGACATCGGCGCCAATGGCCTCAAGCGCGAGGTGCAGCTGCTGAAGGCGACCCCCGCTGCGACGAAGATCGTGCAGATGACTGCCGGCGAGTTCACCGGCAAGCAGACCGCAGACCTGCTGGTCCGCTGGGAGAACGGTTCCGCCAGCATCTACCGCGGCGTGAGCACCACCAAGCCGTTCGACGACGAGATCAAGATCCGTCCGGAGAACTCCGGCTGGCGCTTCACCAAGGCCCTCGCAGGCGGAGCGTTCGTCGACAACGCCCGTCCCAACGACGTTCTCGTCCGCTGGGAAGACGGCAACCTCAGCCTGTACCCGGCCGTCGACGCGAGCGGCACGCACGGCGAGGCCGAGCTTCTCAAGTAG